One Deltaproteobacteria bacterium PRO3 DNA segment encodes these proteins:
- a CDS encoding CSLREA domain-containing protein, which produces MRFFNILLPLCLAAIFFSSTQAKAATIQVNTFADELNNDGDCSLREAIQAANSNTAVDQCVKGDIGTDTILLQPTLDEASIYALTLGNTDPDPKSEDLNQEGDLDILEDLNLEGSDPAHRSVLDAEALEDFVSSSNPGERVLQIFGTGATLKNLVLRGGHGRDGGGLYNGASDLVLVENCVISNNFSDGGGGGILNNGILEIHDSHITRNDTNGSGGGIGHAGRLLVSRTSIDNNHSLLVGGGISSDIGSVTLSNSTISQNQSESDGGGVYAAGKSEWTLSNVTLAFNTATGKGSGLITSGLAAVFIEKSIVSENAGGKNCNLEDNVALFLGSLGYNIENGATCEFSKTNDLNDDPLLDSNLQDNGGPTPTHALLAGSPAIDQLLNCRGTPTDQRGFARPVDGDAEPGALCDMGAYEFGAVAPPPEEPGPGPGPEPCRDPEGCEEAPQAEDCDNELDDDGNGQIDCDDAACAQLAACRDGLVSGTGCQLSPLAGPAEVNMAPWATLATLGLGLWIRGRKTKA; this is translated from the coding sequence ATGCGGTTCTTTAATATTTTGTTGCCGCTATGCCTAGCGGCTATTTTTTTCAGTTCGACTCAGGCCAAGGCGGCCACCATCCAGGTCAATACCTTCGCCGACGAACTGAACAACGACGGCGACTGTTCTCTGCGCGAAGCGATCCAGGCGGCCAATTCGAACACGGCGGTCGATCAATGCGTCAAAGGGGACATCGGAACCGATACCATCCTGCTACAGCCGACGCTGGACGAAGCCAGCATTTACGCCCTTACTCTAGGCAACACCGACCCCGATCCAAAAAGCGAAGACCTGAACCAGGAGGGGGACCTGGATATCCTGGAGGACCTCAATCTCGAAGGATCCGATCCCGCTCACCGCTCGGTCCTGGATGCGGAGGCCTTGGAGGACTTCGTCTCGTCCTCCAACCCCGGAGAGAGGGTGCTTCAGATCTTCGGCACGGGGGCCACCTTGAAAAACTTGGTCCTAAGGGGAGGACATGGCCGCGATGGCGGCGGGCTCTATAACGGGGCCTCCGACCTGGTTTTGGTGGAAAATTGCGTCATTTCCAACAATTTTTCCGATGGAGGCGGGGGCGGAATTCTTAACAACGGCATCCTTGAAATCCACGATTCCCACATCACCCGCAACGACACCAACGGATCGGGGGGAGGAATCGGCCACGCGGGCAGGCTGTTGGTGTCTAGGACCTCCATCGATAACAATCACAGTCTTCTTGTAGGGGGCGGCATCTCCAGCGACATCGGATCGGTCACCCTCAGCAACTCCACCATCAGCCAAAACCAAAGCGAATCGGACGGCGGCGGGGTTTACGCCGCTGGAAAGTCCGAATGGACGCTTTCCAACGTCACCCTCGCCTTCAACACGGCTACCGGCAAAGGCTCGGGCTTGATCACCTCCGGCCTGGCCGCCGTTTTCATCGAGAAATCCATCGTCTCGGAAAACGCGGGCGGGAAAAACTGCAACTTGGAGGACAACGTGGCCCTGTTTCTCGGTTCCCTCGGCTACAATATCGAGAACGGCGCCACCTGCGAATTCTCCAAGACCAACGACCTTAATGACGATCCCCTGCTCGACTCCAACCTGCAGGACAACGGCGGCCCAACGCCCACCCATGCCCTGCTGGCGGGCAGTCCGGCGATCGACCAATTGCTCAATTGCCGAGGCACGCCCACCGACCAGAGGGGATTTGCGCGTCCGGTGGACGGAGACGCGGAGCCCGGCGCCCTTTGCGACATGGGGGCCTATGAGTTTGGAGCGGTGGCGCCGCCACCGGAGGAGCCCGGGCCGGGACCCGGGCCCGAACCCTGCCGGGATCCGGAGGGTTGCGAAGAAGCCCCCCAGGCGGAGGATTGCGACAACGAACTGGATGACGACGGCAATGGCCAAATCGACTGCGATGACGCGGCTTGCGCCCAGCTTGCGGCGTGCCGGGACGGCCTGGTGAGCGGCACGGGCTGCCAGTTGAGCCCCTTAGCCGGACCCGCGGAGGTCAATATGGCTCCATGGGCAACCTTGGCGACCTTGGGGTTGGGTTTATGGATCCGAGGCAGGAAGACGAAGGCCTGA
- a CDS encoding DUF11 domain-containing protein, with protein sequence MGSSSLSPHHSKAGGSVKLQAKISIFALSFLLLSSSALAVTIQVGTTADADDGANCSLRDAISSLNNGALQGGCANSSGDGFGVNDTVVLPAGNYTLTVSGSPNDDNTSGDLDILVDMAIQGADPNDPLATTIDAAGLSPRDRVFDVVDSMSPNTTFVTLDALNIVNGLAPDNTTTADPNGGGIRIGFDNSLEITNSRVADNAAGNGTSSANSFTATGGFGGGIYQAGPSALQSVSLRVFRTLIEGNRTGNAVVPNTTPTAGNSGGYGGGIFAVSELTVEESVVRNNGTGNGALGNTAGGPGGRGGGIAYDDFNGTALLVSRSTVSGNTTGNGGDAVNTSGGAGGHGGGLFVSGGSDVQITHSTISGNNTGNGGFAGSTIGGTGGLGGGIYFEVRIPRASLAPAGLSNIFALLENNTVSGNTTGNGGGAGVFGGSGGGGGGVYVSADESDDGSVLLNNNTIVLNQTGIGGVGPNSVGQGGDGGGIHVPNFFTEGNGPLFSVNLANNIVANNQVGTDGAGVNCDGNSLVDDGFNLESETDCNFTNNGLQNTDPMLGPLAANGGPTQTHALLLGSAAMDAGNPGAAGSGFPNCASDDQRGVTRPQGIRCDIGAYEAQIADLAVLKTVAATPVEVNETITFTVTVTNNGPTAADLVTLEDTLPAGVNFISAAPDQGTCLVTGQTLACDLGTVAGGDAVVILIEASSATPGDYVNTATAASTALDPDPSNNTSSVAFTVLASGGGALIEGGGCQLGTGEARFPSGASVAMLFALALVLWRFRGIPVGRK encoded by the coding sequence ATGGGCTCATCGTCCCTTAGCCCTCATCATTCCAAAGCGGGAGGTTCCGTGAAACTTCAAGCGAAAATTTCTATATTTGCCCTGTCTTTCCTTCTCCTCTCATCCTCGGCCTTGGCGGTCACGATCCAAGTCGGCACGACGGCCGACGCCGACGACGGTGCCAATTGCAGTCTGCGAGACGCCATCTCCTCCCTAAACAACGGAGCCTTGCAAGGGGGCTGCGCCAACAGCAGCGGAGACGGTTTTGGTGTCAACGATACAGTGGTCCTCCCCGCGGGCAATTACACCTTGACCGTCTCAGGCAGCCCCAACGACGACAACACCAGCGGCGACTTGGATATCTTGGTCGATATGGCCATCCAGGGGGCCGACCCCAACGATCCCCTCGCCACCACCATCGACGCCGCCGGACTCAGTCCCCGCGATCGGGTCTTTGACGTCGTCGATTCGATGTCGCCCAACACAACGTTTGTCACGTTGGACGCCTTGAATATCGTCAACGGACTTGCCCCCGACAATACCACCACCGCCGATCCTAACGGCGGCGGCATCAGGATAGGGTTCGACAATAGCCTGGAAATCACCAATAGCCGCGTGGCCGACAATGCCGCCGGCAACGGCACTTCTTCCGCCAACTCTTTCACGGCCACTGGAGGTTTTGGCGGCGGTATTTATCAAGCGGGTCCCTCCGCCTTGCAGTCCGTTTCTCTGCGGGTATTTCGCACCCTCATCGAGGGCAACCGAACCGGAAACGCGGTCGTTCCCAACACCACCCCCACGGCCGGGAATAGCGGTGGTTATGGCGGCGGCATTTTCGCGGTCAGCGAATTGACGGTCGAAGAAAGCGTGGTCCGCAATAACGGCACCGGCAACGGGGCCCTAGGCAATACAGCTGGCGGACCGGGAGGCCGTGGCGGCGGCATCGCCTACGATGATTTTAACGGGACCGCCTTGCTCGTCAGCCGCTCCACCGTCAGCGGCAATACCACCGGCAACGGTGGAGACGCGGTCAACACCTCCGGAGGAGCGGGCGGTCACGGCGGAGGCCTATTTGTCTCCGGCGGTTCCGATGTGCAAATCACCCATTCCACGATCAGCGGAAACAACACCGGCAACGGCGGCTTCGCCGGCAGCACCATCGGCGGGACGGGCGGGCTTGGCGGCGGGATATACTTTGAAGTGCGAATTCCGCGAGCCAGCCTCGCCCCGGCCGGGCTCAGCAACATTTTCGCCCTTCTGGAAAACAACACGGTTTCCGGCAATACCACCGGCAACGGAGGCGGTGCCGGAGTCTTCGGCGGCAGCGGCGGCGGTGGCGGCGGAGTCTATGTTTCCGCGGACGAAAGCGATGACGGGTCCGTTCTGCTCAACAATAATACCATTGTGTTAAACCAAACCGGAATCGGCGGCGTGGGGCCCAATTCGGTCGGCCAGGGAGGCGACGGCGGCGGCATCCATGTGCCGAATTTCTTTACGGAGGGGAACGGGCCCCTCTTTTCGGTCAATCTTGCTAACAATATTGTCGCCAATAATCAGGTAGGAACCGACGGAGCGGGCGTCAATTGCGACGGCAACAGCCTTGTCGATGACGGCTTTAATTTGGAAAGCGAGACCGACTGCAATTTCACTAACAACGGTTTGCAAAACACCGACCCAATGTTGGGGCCTCTGGCCGCCAACGGAGGGCCGACCCAAACCCATGCGCTGCTGCTGGGCTCTGCGGCCATGGATGCCGGCAATCCGGGAGCGGCGGGATCCGGTTTTCCCAACTGCGCCTCCGACGACCAGCGGGGTGTGACCCGGCCCCAAGGCATCCGGTGCGATATCGGTGCCTACGAGGCCCAGATCGCGGATCTGGCGGTGCTCAAGACCGTGGCTGCCACTCCGGTGGAGGTCAACGAGACCATCACCTTTACCGTCACAGTCACCAACAACGGCCCCACGGCCGCGGATCTTGTCACCTTGGAAGATACGCTTCCCGCAGGGGTGAATTTTATCTCCGCGGCTCCCGACCAAGGGACTTGTTTGGTTACCGGTCAGACCCTCGCCTGTGATCTGGGCACTGTCGCCGGCGGCGACGCCGTTGTGATCCTTATTGAGGCCAGTAGCGCTACGCCCGGCGATTATGTGAACACGGCGACGGCCGCTTCGACGGCACTGGATCCCGATCCCAGCAACAATACCAGCTCTGTCGCTTTCACGGTCCTTGCCTCGGGGGGCGGCGCCTTGATCGAAGGCGGAGGTTGCCAATTGGGCACAGGAGAGGCGCGTTTCCCCTCGGGGGCCTCGGTCGCTATGCTATTTGCCCTTGCCCTGGTCCTCTGGAGATTCAGGGGGATTCCCGTTGGCCGGAAGTAA
- a CDS encoding sigma-70 family RNA polymerase sigma factor — MAEPGKIFAGSGNLSPDSASKAEEDFVLGLVRREESAFRALIADYSQKLYGVAYRFLRHEEEAREVLQEVFRKVLEKIDTFKGEAKFSTWIYRVTVNEALMRIRSKRGEATVSWEEVLPRYEDGVAVDPNRDWHRLPEAALLESEARAYLKECIGLLPEDYRAPYVLKDVEELSENEVCAILGLDKGVMKVRVHRARMFLRKKLEEKYVD; from the coding sequence ATGGCCGAGCCGGGAAAAATATTTGCGGGCTCCGGTAATCTTTCTCCTGACTCCGCATCCAAAGCCGAAGAAGACTTCGTCCTGGGCTTGGTTCGCCGCGAAGAATCGGCCTTTCGCGCCTTGATCGCCGATTATTCCCAAAAGCTCTACGGGGTCGCGTATCGCTTCCTGCGGCACGAGGAGGAAGCGCGCGAGGTCTTACAGGAGGTGTTTCGCAAGGTGCTCGAGAAGATCGACACGTTCAAGGGCGAGGCCAAGTTCTCCACCTGGATTTACCGCGTGACGGTCAACGAGGCCCTGATGCGGATCCGCTCCAAGCGCGGCGAGGCGACGGTTTCGTGGGAAGAGGTGCTGCCCCGCTATGAGGACGGCGTTGCCGTCGATCCCAATCGCGATTGGCACCGGCTGCCGGAGGCGGCGCTTTTAGAAAGCGAGGCGCGCGCCTATCTCAAAGAGTGCATCGGCCTCCTGCCCGAAGATTACCGGGCGCCTTATGTCCTTAAAGACGTCGAGGAACTTTCCGAGAACGAAGTTTGCGCGATTCTCGGCCTAGACAAAGGCGTGATGAAGGTGCGGGTACACCGGGCGCGGATGTTTTTGCGCAAGAAGCTTGAGGAGAAGTATGTCGATTAA
- a CDS encoding class I SAM-dependent methyltransferase: MTQTITLPFPDRLLDILNSASLALMLSVGHRARLFDVMAEMDWATSEEIARRAEKNERYVREWLGAMTVGRIVEYDPASRRYRLPPEHAAALIRKAAPNNMAPFFQYIPMMGSVEDRILDCFDKGGGVPYDAFARFHDVMAEDSEQTVVSAIEDHVLPLVPELAARLRDGIDALDVGCGRGRALLRLAELFPKSRFTGYDLSETAVSRAREEAAQRGLKNLCFAAKDLTEWREGPNYDFITALDAIHDQKAPDRVLSAIHSALRPGGIFLMQDIRASSRLENNLDHPSAPFLYTVSCLHCMTVSLAQGGAGLGAVWGEEKAREMLAAAGFSDVQVHNLAHDFQNSFFVMRKR, encoded by the coding sequence ATGACTCAGACGATAACTCTTCCTTTCCCGGATCGCTTGCTGGACATCCTCAATTCCGCCTCGCTTGCCCTGATGCTCTCAGTGGGCCACCGCGCGAGGCTCTTCGACGTCATGGCCGAAATGGATTGGGCGACCAGCGAGGAGATCGCCCGTCGCGCCGAAAAGAACGAACGCTACGTCCGCGAATGGCTCGGCGCGATGACGGTCGGCCGCATCGTCGAGTACGACCCCGCCTCCCGGCGCTACCGCCTTCCTCCGGAACACGCCGCGGCCCTAATCCGCAAGGCGGCGCCCAACAACATGGCCCCCTTCTTTCAATACATCCCGATGATGGGCTCGGTGGAAGACCGCATCCTCGACTGCTTCGACAAGGGCGGCGGCGTCCCCTACGACGCCTTCGCCCGCTTCCACGACGTGATGGCCGAGGACAGCGAGCAGACTGTCGTGAGCGCCATCGAAGATCATGTCCTGCCCCTGGTGCCCGAGCTGGCCGCCCGCCTGCGCGACGGCATCGACGCGCTGGACGTCGGCTGCGGCCGCGGCCGCGCCCTGCTGCGCCTGGCCGAGCTTTTTCCCAAGAGCCGCTTCACGGGCTACGACCTCTCCGAGACCGCCGTCTCAAGGGCGCGCGAGGAAGCCGCACAACGAGGATTGAAAAACCTGTGTTTCGCCGCCAAGGACCTCACCGAATGGCGCGAAGGGCCCAACTACGATTTCATCACCGCGCTCGACGCGATTCACGACCAAAAGGCCCCCGACCGGGTCTTGAGCGCCATCCATTCCGCCCTGCGGCCCGGCGGGATCTTCCTGATGCAGGACATCCGCGCCTCCAGCCGCCTCGAGAACAATCTCGACCACCCCAGCGCGCCCTTCCTCTACACGGTCTCCTGCCTGCACTGCATGACCGTCTCGCTGGCCCAGGGCGGCGCGGGCCTCGGCGCGGTCTGGGGCGAGGAGAAGGCCCGCGAGATGCTGGCCGCCGCCGGATTCAGCGACGTGCAGGTGCACAACCTGGCGCACGACTTTCAAAATTCCTTTTTCGTGATGAGGAAGCGCTAG
- a CDS encoding zf-HC2 domain-containing protein gives MSIKSKLSRWIDRALRMPTCEEIEALAYDFLEKNLDAKTEKRMLRHFRLCPPCMRFIEAYRRTREAGRGLPAPKLDPAFQEHLMKLFRKDENP, from the coding sequence ATGTCGATTAAGAGCAAGCTCAGCCGTTGGATCGATCGGGCCCTGCGCATGCCCACCTGCGAGGAGATCGAGGCCCTCGCCTACGATTTCCTCGAGAAGAACCTGGACGCCAAGACCGAAAAGCGGATGCTGAGGCATTTCCGCTTGTGCCCGCCCTGCATGCGCTTCATCGAGGCCTACCGCCGCACCCGAGAGGCCGGCCGCGGGCTGCCGGCCCCGAAGCTGGACCCCGCCTTCCAGGAGCACCTGATGAAGCTGTTCCGGAAAGACGAAAATCCCTAG
- a CDS encoding GlsB/YeaQ/YmgE family stress response membrane protein, with amino-acid sequence MGILSWIVFGLIAGAIAKFLMPGDDPGGCIMTILLGVAGAVIGGFIASTLGIGGGVTNFDLRSFLVAVGGAMVLLLGYRLLRGRR; translated from the coding sequence ATGGGCATTCTCTCCTGGATCGTCTTCGGCCTGATCGCCGGCGCCATCGCCAAATTCCTGATGCCGGGCGACGACCCCGGCGGCTGCATCATGACCATCCTGCTGGGCGTGGCCGGCGCGGTGATCGGCGGCTTCATCGCCTCCACCCTGGGGATAGGCGGCGGGGTCACCAACTTCGACCTGCGCAGCTTCCTCGTCGCGGTGGGCGGAGCCATGGTCCTGTTGCTGGGCTACCGGCTACTGCGCGGGCGGAGATAG
- a CDS encoding transposase: protein MPNRPRYAILTDRSTFHVTWQCHNRNWLLKTDWAKRLYYNLLLKYKDRYQVTIYSYCFMSNHPHLTGFCLDKKLLSDFFRVVNSLFARVYNKRFRRRGQVVMDRFKSPVIQTDFNHLQVMFYIDLNPKRAGVVTHPKEYAWSSFHYYAYGKEDPLITPAPSFLNLGDTDGLRRKNYLTMIQHILKNDWKEKRPYSSIPFIGNPDWVTGRMEQLKIFQRLQRKSWLTRFKEKFAASP from the coding sequence ATGCCCAATCGCCCGCGATACGCCATCTTAACCGATCGATCCACCTTCCACGTCACCTGGCAGTGCCATAACCGAAACTGGCTGCTGAAAACCGATTGGGCCAAGAGGCTCTATTACAACCTGCTCCTCAAATACAAAGATCGCTATCAAGTAACCATCTACTCCTATTGCTTCATGTCCAATCACCCGCATTTGACGGGATTTTGCCTGGACAAGAAGCTCCTTTCGGACTTTTTCCGGGTCGTCAACTCCCTCTTCGCCAGGGTCTATAACAAGAGATTTAGAAGGCGGGGCCAAGTGGTCATGGACCGGTTCAAATCTCCCGTGATTCAGACCGATTTCAACCATTTACAGGTCATGTTTTACATCGATCTCAACCCCAAACGGGCCGGCGTGGTCACGCACCCCAAGGAGTACGCATGGTCGTCCTTCCACTACTACGCCTACGGGAAGGAGGACCCCCTGATCACCCCGGCGCCGAGCTTTTTAAATTTGGGGGACACGGACGGGCTGCGCCGGAAAAACTACCTGACCATGATCCAGCACATTTTGAAAAATGACTGGAAAGAGAAACGCCCCTACTCTTCCATCCCCTTCATCGGAAATCCCGATTGGGTCACGGGGCGCATGGAGCAGCTGAAGATCTTTCAGAGGCTGCAGAGAAAAAGCTGGCTGACCCGGTTTAAAGAGAAATTTGCGGCCTCGCCGTAG
- a CDS encoding DUF2784 domain-containing protein: MREFLADTILVLHFLYIAGLVIPVPFIALGYPLGWHWVRRPLWRRLHLAAVLFLIVQTVVGFTCPLTDWEVELRLGSGQPAYEESFVEHWVGRWIFFEWDEKYFTVIYLIFSLTVVWLYRVYPPDRDGKMKI; the protein is encoded by the coding sequence ATGAGGGAGTTTCTTGCGGACACCATCTTAGTCCTGCACTTTCTGTATATCGCCGGCCTGGTAATTCCCGTGCCGTTCATCGCACTAGGCTACCCTCTGGGATGGCATTGGGTGCGCCGCCCCCTCTGGCGCAGGCTACACTTGGCCGCGGTTCTTTTCTTGATCGTTCAAACCGTTGTCGGTTTCACTTGCCCCCTCACGGATTGGGAAGTCGAGCTGCGTCTTGGTTCGGGGCAACCCGCTTATGAGGAAAGTTTCGTGGAACATTGGGTCGGCCGGTGGATCTTTTTCGAGTGGGATGAGAAATATTTTACCGTAATCTATTTGATATTTAGCCTTACCGTGGTCTGGCTGTATCGAGTCTATCCACCCGACCGGGATGGAAAAATGAAGATTTGA